From the Musa acuminata AAA Group cultivar baxijiao chromosome BXJ1-2, Cavendish_Baxijiao_AAA, whole genome shotgun sequence genome, one window contains:
- the LOC135606679 gene encoding bZIP transcription factor 44-like, with amino-acid sequence MMACASVVSSGSSQVANSGSEQDVQALINQRKLKRMLSNRESARRSRMRKQKHMDDLKAQVSQLQKENSQILIALNITTQHYAGVEAENSLLRTQLTELSSRLESLSELAYFMGGSSCNSLQTPDGFTAAWGSMVVNQLPIVASADRFQDCCYANL; translated from the coding sequence ATGATGGCTTGTGCTAGTGTAGTTTCTTCTGGATCCAGCCAAGTAGCCAATTCTGGATCCGAGCAGGACGTGCAGGCTTTGATCAACCAGAGGAAGCTGAAGAGGATGCTGTCGAACCGGGAGTCGGCGCGGCGATCCCGGATGAGGAAGCAGAAGCATATGGACGATCTGAAGGCGCAGGTTAGCCAGCTGCAGAAAGAGAACAGCCAGATCCTCATCGCCCTCAACATCACCACCCAGCACTACGCGGGTGTGGAAGCTGAGAACTCCCTGCTGAGGACGCAGCTGACGGAGTTGAGCTCCAGGCTGGAGTCCCTGAGTGAGCTCGCCTACTTCATGGGTGGAAGCAGCTGCAACAGCTTGCAGACCCCCGACGGCTTCACGGCGGCATGGGGCTCGATGGTGGTGAACCAGCTGCCCATTGTGGCCTCGGCCGACAGATTCCAGGACTGCTGCTACGCCAACTTGTGA